The Carnobacterium divergens genome includes a window with the following:
- the rlmD gene encoding 23S rRNA (uracil(1939)-C(5))-methyltransferase RlmD: MKANKEIPVKKNEKYTVKVEDLTHEGMGVAKIEGYPLFIENALPGEEMEVKIHKTGKSFGFAKAMKRLTSSQNRVELQDENYTRVGITPLQHMSYPAQLDFKRQQVRNVMQRIAKLPEVPVFETIGMAEPWGYRNKAQIPVRKIDDKLTTGFFRKNSHDVIPMENFKIQDPKIDKAILVVRDIMREFNVKPYNEGPNTGNLRHIIVRRGYYTGEMMIILVTRTPKLFPTSKILPAITEALPEVVSIVQNVNPTRTNTIMGDENIVLWGRDNYRDSLLGNTFEISARSFYQVNPTQTEKLYQTVLDYAELTGEETVIDAYCGIGTISLSLAKAAKQVYGIEMIEAAVENAKNNAEINEIDNVTFETGLAEEVMLQWSDEDMKADLVVVDPPRKGLEPSFIEAVVKMQPTKMIYVSCNPATLARDLALLNEGGYSVEKIQPVDLFPQTHHVESVTLLVKK, encoded by the coding sequence ATGAAAGCAAATAAAGAAATACCAGTTAAAAAGAATGAGAAATACACAGTTAAGGTTGAAGATTTAACACACGAAGGAATGGGTGTTGCCAAAATCGAAGGATACCCATTATTTATTGAAAATGCACTTCCAGGAGAAGAAATGGAAGTTAAGATTCATAAAACAGGAAAATCATTTGGTTTTGCAAAAGCAATGAAACGCCTAACTTCAAGTCAAAATCGTGTTGAATTACAAGACGAAAACTACACACGCGTTGGAATTACGCCATTGCAACACATGTCTTACCCAGCACAACTTGACTTTAAACGTCAACAAGTGCGCAATGTGATGCAACGAATTGCTAAATTACCAGAAGTACCTGTTTTTGAAACAATCGGAATGGCTGAACCATGGGGCTACCGCAATAAAGCTCAAATTCCAGTACGTAAAATTGATGACAAATTAACCACAGGGTTCTTCCGTAAAAATAGCCACGACGTTATTCCAATGGAAAACTTTAAAATTCAAGACCCTAAAATCGATAAAGCGATTCTGGTTGTGCGCGATATTATGCGTGAATTTAATGTGAAACCATACAACGAAGGCCCAAATACTGGGAACCTACGTCACATTATCGTCCGCCGTGGTTATTATACTGGCGAAATGATGATTATTTTAGTAACAAGAACACCAAAATTATTCCCAACAAGTAAAATTCTACCTGCTATTACGGAAGCTCTACCAGAAGTAGTTAGTATTGTGCAAAATGTTAACCCAACACGTACGAATACGATAATGGGAGACGAAAATATTGTCTTATGGGGTCGCGATAATTACCGTGATTCATTATTAGGAAATACTTTTGAAATCTCAGCTCGTTCATTCTATCAAGTAAATCCAACGCAAACAGAAAAACTATACCAAACTGTTCTAGATTATGCAGAACTAACTGGAGAAGAAACCGTTATTGATGCTTATTGTGGAATTGGAACAATTTCTCTTTCATTAGCTAAAGCCGCAAAACAAGTTTACGGAATTGAAATGATTGAAGCAGCTGTTGAAAACGCGAAAAACAATGCTGAAATCAATGAAATTGATAACGTAACGTTTGAAACAGGATTGGCTGAAGAAGTAATGCTTCAATGGAGCGACGAAGATATGAAAGCCGATCTTGTAGTTGTCGATCCACCACGTAAAGGATTAGAACCAAGCTTTATCGAAGCTGTTGTAAAAATGCAACCAACAAAAATGATTTATGTAAGTTGTAACCCAGCAACATTAGCAAGAGATTTAGCGTTGCTAAACGAAGGTGGCTACAGTGTTGAAAAAATTCAACCAGTTGACCTATTCCCTCAAACTCACCATGTTGAGAGCGTAACGTTACTTGTCAAAAAATAA
- a CDS encoding helix-turn-helix domain-containing protein: MCRLLIVSDGLAERMTIRELIEESFMNIKILPDATTEEEAVKIANRLLPEMMLLDMDTSSLDGFSLEKKLSQQLPNLKTIIFTKKNDFETVHHALRCGFLDYLVKPIDLDELKFAIDRSVKSLNQVSLMDIVNNKPSNLAKEQVNMMLDYIHEHFDEEINLTTLSDRMHLNRHYVSRFFKEAVGMNFIDYLTNYRIEKAKQLLMKTDDSITEIAGTVGYLDATYFSKLFKKKAGFSPYQYRKKLQGECLPTSI, translated from the coding sequence ATGTGTCGTTTATTAATTGTTAGTGATGGCTTAGCTGAACGAATGACTATTCGAGAGTTAATTGAGGAATCTTTTATGAATATTAAAATATTGCCTGATGCAACAACTGAAGAAGAAGCGGTTAAGATTGCCAATCGCTTGCTTCCTGAAATGATGCTATTAGATATGGATACTTCTTCTTTAGATGGGTTTTCGCTAGAAAAAAAACTTTCTCAGCAGTTACCAAATTTAAAAACCATTATTTTTACGAAAAAAAATGACTTTGAAACCGTCCATCATGCATTGCGTTGTGGCTTCTTAGATTATTTAGTTAAACCAATTGATTTGGATGAATTGAAGTTTGCAATCGATCGTTCAGTTAAATCCCTTAATCAAGTATCTTTAATGGATATTGTAAATAATAAACCTTCAAATTTAGCGAAAGAACAAGTCAATATGATGTTAGATTATATTCATGAACATTTTGATGAAGAAATTAATTTAACAACGTTATCCGATAGAATGCATTTAAATCGTCATTATGTTAGTCGCTTTTTTAAAGAAGCTGTTGGAATGAATTTTATTGATTATTTAACCAACTATCGAATCGAAAAAGCAAAACAGCTATTGATGAAAACAGATGATTCTATCACTGAAATTGCTGGTACTGTAGGATACCTTGATGCGACTTACTTTAGTAAATTATTTAAAAAAAAGGCGGGCTTTTCACCTTACCAATATCGTAAAAAATTGCAGGGTGAGTGTCTTCCAACAAGTATATAA